A single region of the Salarchaeum japonicum genome encodes:
- a CDS encoding phosphatase PAP2 family protein, with protein sequence MPSALSPQTQYMAYVAIASLGAFALGAYVFLPDLRLKREVREFLRTDWKYLGVAWVLTFGVNELAKYHVETAFTDTIYAMEGATVGVFQTVTARPLTMLFVFVYLVGFPFVVLFTYFKLKAHDREQAYRYAAAYACLVLLAAPFFVFVPVKVTGYSLVSVRPLLYDLNSIVMAGTFATDTLMKSFPSLHTGLSTLAAIFAWKTGDRLYAWTVTVAAGCIVVSTFYLGIHWLLDAAFAVVLVLIAHEISQRIPLTFDLGSLRGAGRGAGDRE encoded by the coding sequence ATGCCTTCTGCCCTCTCCCCACAGACACAATACATGGCGTACGTCGCCATCGCCTCCTTGGGCGCGTTCGCGCTCGGCGCGTACGTCTTCCTCCCGGACTTACGATTGAAGCGCGAGGTTCGGGAGTTCCTGCGGACGGACTGGAAGTATCTCGGGGTGGCGTGGGTGTTGACGTTCGGCGTGAACGAGCTCGCGAAGTACCACGTCGAGACGGCGTTCACGGACACCATCTACGCGATGGAGGGCGCGACGGTCGGCGTGTTCCAGACGGTGACGGCGCGCCCGCTCACGATGCTGTTCGTGTTCGTCTACCTCGTGGGCTTCCCGTTCGTCGTCCTGTTCACGTACTTCAAGCTGAAGGCGCACGACCGCGAGCAGGCCTACCGGTACGCGGCGGCGTACGCGTGTCTCGTCCTGCTCGCCGCGCCGTTCTTCGTGTTCGTGCCGGTGAAGGTGACGGGGTACTCGCTGGTGTCGGTTCGGCCGCTGTTGTACGACCTGAACTCCATCGTGATGGCGGGGACGTTCGCGACGGACACCCTGATGAAGTCGTTCCCCAGCCTCCACACGGGCCTCTCGACGCTCGCCGCCATCTTCGCGTGGAAGACCGGCGACCGCCTGTACGCGTGGACGGTGACGGTCGCCGCGGGCTGTATCGTGGTGTCCACGTTCTACCTCGGCATCCACTGGCTGCTCGACGCGGCGTTCGCGGTCGTGCTCGTGCTCATCGCGCACGAGATATCGCAGCGGATTCCGCTCACGTTCGACCTAGGCTCGCTGCGCGGCGCGGGTCGTGGCGCGGGCGACCGAGAGTAA
- a CDS encoding DMT family transporter: MKTKGILGAGSETALLFCLLALAWGTSFVAIEVGLHHVPPLLFAGLRYVIAGVVLLGVALATADRRVPRTRDEWLHVGVVAVLVVGAYHGFLYLGEQHVTGAVAAVVISLTPVLTAPLASALLPDDSIGLVEAAGLAFGVAGVAVIALPGAGVGSTSVLGVLLVFCGALSFALGSVASRPLDAGLPVQTTQAWAMLLGSAALLLVGVLRGESLAGVSWNATSVGSLLYLSLVAGAGGYLLYFVLLERASPTEINLVGYAEPAVATLVTWLAFGHVVEETTVVGFAAILLGFALLKRRALLSVARATTRAAQRA, from the coding sequence ATGAAAACGAAAGGGATTCTGGGGGCGGGCTCCGAAACCGCGCTCCTCTTCTGCCTCCTCGCGCTCGCCTGGGGCACGTCGTTCGTCGCCATCGAAGTCGGACTGCACCACGTCCCGCCCCTCCTCTTCGCGGGCCTCCGCTACGTCATCGCCGGCGTCGTCCTCCTCGGCGTCGCGCTCGCCACCGCCGACCGCCGCGTCCCCCGCACCCGCGACGAGTGGCTGCACGTCGGCGTCGTCGCCGTCCTCGTCGTCGGCGCGTACCACGGCTTCCTCTACCTCGGCGAACAGCACGTCACCGGCGCGGTCGCCGCCGTCGTCATCAGCCTCACGCCCGTCCTCACCGCGCCGCTCGCAAGCGCCCTCCTCCCCGACGACTCCATCGGCCTCGTCGAAGCCGCCGGCCTCGCGTTCGGCGTCGCCGGCGTGGCCGTCATCGCACTCCCCGGCGCGGGCGTCGGCTCCACCAGCGTCCTCGGCGTCCTCCTCGTCTTCTGCGGCGCGCTCAGCTTCGCGCTCGGCAGCGTCGCCTCCCGCCCACTCGACGCCGGCCTCCCCGTCCAGACCACGCAGGCGTGGGCGATGCTCCTCGGCTCGGCCGCCCTCCTCCTCGTCGGCGTCCTGCGCGGCGAATCCCTCGCCGGCGTCTCGTGGAACGCCACCAGCGTCGGCAGCCTCCTCTACCTCTCGCTCGTCGCCGGTGCCGGCGGCTACCTCCTCTACTTCGTCCTCCTCGAACGCGCCAGCCCCACCGAAATCAACCTCGTCGGGTACGCCGAACCCGCGGTCGCGACGCTCGTCACCTGGCTCGCGTTCGGCCACGTCGTCGAAGAAACCACCGTCGTCGGGTTCGCCGCCATCCTCCTCGGGTTCGCGCTCCTCAAGCGCCGCGCGTTACTCTCGGTCGCCCGCGCCACGACCCGCGCCGCGCAGCGAGCCTAG
- a CDS encoding Lrp/AsnC family transcriptional regulator: MDERDVRLLKAISDLGTGSPERLHEETDIPVSTIHYRLNNLREAGVITNDLYDIDLDALGLDVTVVVEVLADYSGPYDEVGEEILGIEGVTQCFFTMGETDFVVVAHLPDSDDVERLIGEFEAIDEVDRTNSTFVINELRDAQRALQSYSLDTLLEKLADGDD; the protein is encoded by the coding sequence ATGGACGAACGCGACGTGCGACTCCTCAAGGCCATCAGCGACCTCGGCACCGGGAGTCCGGAACGCCTCCACGAGGAGACCGACATCCCCGTCTCCACCATCCACTACCGGCTCAACAACCTCCGGGAGGCCGGCGTCATCACGAACGACCTCTACGACATCGACCTCGACGCGCTCGGCCTCGACGTCACCGTCGTCGTGGAGGTGCTCGCGGACTACAGCGGCCCCTACGACGAGGTCGGCGAGGAAATCCTCGGCATCGAGGGCGTCACGCAGTGCTTCTTCACGATGGGCGAGACGGACTTCGTCGTCGTCGCACACCTCCCGGACTCGGACGACGTGGAACGCCTCATCGGCGAGTTCGAAGCCATCGACGAGGTCGATAGAACCAACAGCACGTTCGTCATCAACGAACTCCGGGACGCACAGCGCGCCCTCCAGTCGTACTCCCTCGACACGCTCCTCGAAAAACTCGCTGACGGCGACGATTAG
- the gatE gene encoding Glu-tRNA(Gln) amidotransferase subunit GatE, producing the protein MSEFDYESLGLVAGLEIHQQLDTAEKLFCGCPTTRREPEEAVRSFTRYLHPTKSELGEMDEAALEESQVEREFEYLAFDSTCLVEEDDEPPHRLDEEALDTALEISQLLDATVVDEAHVMRKVVIDGSNTSGFQRSTLLSQEGEIETSEGAVGIEDVMLEEESAQRVEETDSGVRYGLDRLGIPLVEIGTKPDIRSPEQAREAAERIGMLLRSTGKVKRGLGTIRQDVNVSIADGARVEMKGVQSLDDIEDLVRLEVKRQVRLLDIAESLQSRDASVGDVQNVTDTFETTDSSVIRGALDAGGRVFAVPLYGFDGLVGRELQPDRRLGTEFSDHAKRHGAGGIFHTDELPAYGVTDEEVAALRETVDAGPEDAVAIVAADADVAEGAIEAVAERARVAIEGVPEETRGANEGGTTEYLRPLPGAARMYPETDVPPVSPDPSEVEPPELLTEKVERYTDDYGLNEDVAEQVAYGRRWRLFEEAVEMGVDANLAARTLESTVTKLRRDDVPTDHLTAEHFRGTFELVVADELTQEGVPELLAALAESPDSDPAELADELGLGSVGEEEVRETIVEIVERNEAQIEEQGMGAFSALMGECMGALRGKADGELVSDVLREEVQKRA; encoded by the coding sequence ATGAGTGAGTTCGACTACGAGTCCCTCGGCCTGGTCGCGGGACTCGAAATCCACCAGCAACTGGACACCGCGGAGAAGCTGTTCTGCGGGTGTCCGACGACGCGCCGCGAACCCGAGGAGGCCGTGCGTTCGTTCACGCGCTACCTCCACCCGACGAAGAGCGAGCTCGGCGAGATGGACGAGGCCGCCCTGGAGGAGTCCCAGGTCGAGCGCGAGTTCGAGTACCTCGCGTTCGACTCGACGTGTCTCGTGGAGGAGGACGACGAACCGCCCCACCGGCTGGACGAGGAGGCGCTCGACACCGCGCTCGAAATCTCCCAGCTCCTCGACGCGACCGTGGTGGACGAGGCGCACGTGATGCGGAAGGTCGTCATCGACGGGTCGAACACGAGCGGGTTCCAGCGCTCCACGCTCCTCTCCCAGGAGGGCGAAATCGAGACGAGCGAGGGCGCAGTGGGTATCGAGGACGTGATGCTCGAAGAGGAGTCCGCCCAGCGCGTCGAGGAGACCGACTCCGGGGTTCGGTACGGCCTCGACCGCCTCGGGATTCCGCTCGTCGAAATCGGCACGAAACCCGACATCCGGAGCCCCGAGCAGGCCCGGGAGGCCGCCGAGCGAATCGGCATGCTCCTCCGCTCGACGGGCAAGGTGAAGCGCGGCCTCGGGACGATTCGCCAGGACGTGAACGTCTCCATCGCGGACGGCGCGCGCGTCGAGATGAAGGGCGTGCAGAGCCTCGACGACATCGAAGACCTCGTCCGCCTCGAAGTAAAGCGCCAGGTTCGCCTGCTGGACATCGCGGAGTCGCTCCAGTCCCGGGACGCCTCCGTGGGCGACGTGCAGAACGTCACGGACACGTTCGAGACCACGGACTCCTCGGTGATTCGGGGCGCGCTCGACGCCGGCGGCCGCGTGTTCGCGGTTCCCCTCTACGGGTTCGACGGCCTCGTCGGGCGGGAACTCCAGCCCGACCGCCGGCTCGGCACCGAGTTCTCCGACCACGCGAAGCGCCACGGCGCGGGCGGCATCTTCCACACGGACGAACTGCCCGCGTACGGCGTCACCGACGAGGAGGTCGCGGCGCTCCGGGAGACCGTGGACGCCGGGCCGGAGGACGCGGTCGCCATCGTCGCGGCGGACGCGGACGTGGCGGAGGGCGCTATCGAGGCCGTCGCGGAGCGCGCGCGGGTCGCCATCGAGGGCGTGCCCGAGGAGACGCGGGGCGCGAACGAGGGCGGCACCACCGAGTACCTCCGCCCGCTCCCCGGCGCGGCCCGGATGTACCCCGAGACGGACGTTCCCCCGGTCTCGCCCGACCCGAGCGAGGTCGAGCCGCCCGAACTCCTCACGGAGAAGGTCGAGCGATACACCGACGACTACGGCCTGAACGAGGACGTGGCGGAGCAGGTCGCGTACGGCCGGCGCTGGCGGCTGTTCGAGGAGGCCGTCGAGATGGGCGTGGACGCGAACCTCGCGGCGCGCACGCTCGAATCCACCGTGACGAAACTCCGGCGTGACGACGTGCCCACCGACCACCTCACCGCCGAGCACTTCCGCGGCACCTTCGAACTCGTCGTCGCCGACGAACTCACGCAGGAGGGCGTCCCCGAACTCCTCGCCGCGCTCGCCGAATCCCCCGACTCCGACCCCGCCGAACTGGCGGACGAACTCGGCCTCGGCTCCGTCGGCGAGGAGGAGGTTCGCGAGACCATCGTCGAAATCGTGGAGCGAAACGAAGCCCAGATAGAAGAGCAGGGCATGGGCGCGTTCTCCGCGCTGATGGGCGAGTGCATGGGCGCGCTCCGCGGGAAGGCGGACGGCGAACTCGTCTCCGACGTGCTTCGCGAGGAAGTCCAGAAGCGCGCCTAA
- a CDS encoding SHOCT domain-containing protein, protein MTERSSDDLLVVLVGIAALVVLPLVFMAFGMVGIGMMDGAWGMHGTGGGWVFLPALASLALLFGGGYLVYRLLAADDTDRALEELRLAYARGDLTREEYEDRRDDLK, encoded by the coding sequence ATGACCGAACGCAGTTCGGACGACCTGCTCGTCGTCCTCGTCGGTATCGCCGCGCTCGTCGTCCTCCCGCTCGTCTTCATGGCGTTCGGGATGGTCGGAATAGGGATGATGGACGGCGCGTGGGGGATGCACGGAACCGGCGGCGGCTGGGTCTTCCTGCCGGCGCTCGCCTCGCTCGCCCTCCTGTTCGGCGGCGGCTACCTCGTCTACCGCCTGCTCGCCGCGGACGACACCGACCGGGCGCTGGAGGAACTCCGGCTCGCGTACGCCCGCGGCGACCTCACCCGCGAGGAGTACGAAGACCGCAGGGACGACCTAAAGTAG
- a CDS encoding ring-cleaving dioxygenase, translating into MSSPPPTPGIHHVTCIAGDPQENLDFWVETMGLRLVKQSINQDDPGTYHFFFADAEGTPGTSMTFFPWEDMRQGKVGSGQVSRTAFRVPEGSLDYWEARFDEYGVPYEERVERFGETVLPFEDPDGLPVELVETEIADDDPVVPWTEFVPAEHAIRGFHSVTLWIADTEPTMELLETMGLEQVGSEQSPDDTPGDERTRFAAAGPVGTYVDVLPTIAGGRQGHGTVHHVAFQTPTEDDQSAMREAVRSRGLSPTQQIDRHWFRSVYFREHGGVLFELATSDPGYDSDEPLADLGGRLVLPGRFENRRDEIEAGLPDVTVPEPDR; encoded by the coding sequence ATGAGCAGTCCGCCGCCCACGCCGGGCATCCACCACGTGACGTGTATCGCTGGCGACCCCCAGGAGAACCTCGACTTCTGGGTGGAGACGATGGGGCTCAGGCTGGTGAAGCAGTCCATCAACCAGGACGACCCCGGGACGTACCACTTCTTCTTCGCCGACGCGGAGGGAACGCCGGGCACCAGCATGACGTTCTTCCCCTGGGAGGACATGCGCCAGGGGAAGGTCGGGTCGGGGCAGGTGTCCCGCACGGCGTTCCGCGTACCCGAGGGAAGTCTCGACTACTGGGAGGCGCGCTTCGACGAGTACGGCGTGCCGTACGAGGAGCGCGTCGAGCGGTTCGGCGAGACGGTGCTCCCGTTCGAGGATCCGGACGGGCTTCCGGTGGAACTCGTGGAAACCGAGATAGCGGACGACGACCCCGTCGTGCCGTGGACCGAGTTCGTGCCCGCGGAGCACGCGATTCGCGGGTTCCACTCGGTGACGCTCTGGATAGCGGACACGGAACCGACGATGGAACTCCTGGAGACGATGGGCCTGGAGCAGGTCGGGAGCGAGCAGTCGCCCGACGACACGCCCGGCGACGAACGCACGCGGTTCGCCGCCGCGGGTCCCGTCGGGACGTACGTGGACGTGTTGCCGACCATCGCGGGCGGCCGACAGGGCCACGGCACCGTCCACCACGTCGCGTTCCAGACGCCGACCGAAGACGACCAGTCCGCGATGCGGGAGGCGGTTCGGTCGCGCGGCCTCTCGCCCACCCAGCAGATAGACCGCCACTGGTTCCGCTCCGTCTACTTCCGCGAGCACGGCGGCGTCCTGTTCGAACTCGCGACCAGCGACCCCGGGTACGACAGCGACGAACCGCTCGCCGACCTCGGCGGCCGCCTCGTCCTCCCCGGCCGGTTCGAGAACCGCCGCGACGAAATCGAGGCCGGGCTCCCCGACGTGACCGTTCCGGAACCCGACCGGTAG
- a CDS encoding haloalkane dehalogenase, translated as MDTVQAAESRFADVPNYDYDPEFVDTGDVEMAYVDTGAGEETFLCLHGEPTWGFLYRKMIPTLESRGRVVVPDLPGFGRSEKFADRDDYTYDRLYDALETFLLELDLRDVTLVCQDWGGLLGLPVAANNPERFARLVPMNTGLPDGTGGMPEVWHEFLETVETAPDLDIGQLVAGGCASDLDDAVLDAYRAPFPTEEHLAGARTLPGLVPLDPDDEAAAPLADARERFADWEKPVFVLFAESDPITRPARDDLAGVFPTADDQPETWISGAAHFLQEDAGETVAEEIVAFVDRT; from the coding sequence ATGGACACCGTCCAGGCCGCCGAGTCCCGGTTCGCCGACGTGCCGAACTACGACTACGACCCCGAGTTCGTGGACACCGGAGACGTCGAGATGGCGTACGTGGACACGGGCGCGGGCGAGGAGACGTTCCTCTGCCTGCACGGCGAACCGACCTGGGGCTTCCTCTATCGGAAGATGATTCCCACGCTCGAATCCCGCGGGCGCGTCGTCGTCCCCGACCTCCCCGGGTTCGGGCGCTCCGAGAAGTTCGCCGACCGCGACGACTACACGTACGACCGGCTCTACGACGCCCTCGAAACCTTCCTCCTCGAACTCGACCTCCGGGACGTAACGCTCGTCTGCCAGGACTGGGGCGGCCTGCTCGGGCTGCCCGTCGCCGCGAACAACCCCGAGCGGTTCGCGCGCCTCGTCCCGATGAACACCGGTCTTCCCGACGGCACGGGCGGGATGCCCGAGGTCTGGCACGAGTTCCTGGAGACCGTGGAGACCGCGCCCGACCTCGACATCGGCCAGTTGGTCGCGGGCGGCTGTGCGAGCGACCTCGATGACGCCGTCCTGGACGCCTACCGCGCGCCCTTCCCGACCGAGGAGCACCTCGCCGGCGCGCGCACGCTCCCCGGACTGGTGCCGCTTGACCCCGACGACGAGGCCGCCGCCCCCCTCGCGGACGCCCGCGAGCGCTTCGCGGACTGGGAGAAACCCGTCTTCGTGCTGTTCGCCGAGAGCGACCCCATCACGCGGCCCGCGCGCGACGACCTCGCCGGCGTGTTCCCGACCGCGGACGACCAGCCGGAGACGTGGATATCCGGAGCGGCGCACTTCCTCCAGGAGGACGCGGGCGAGACGGTGGCGGAGGAGATCGTCGCGTTCGTCGACCGAACCTAG
- a CDS encoding aldo/keto reductase, which yields MVENQSDTFDIGGDLTVHRLGFGAMRVTGEDIIGRPDDEQAAREVLRHARDIGVDFIDTADSYGPGVSERLIREALHPYEDVVVATKGGLLRNRDGDWLPQGDPDYLRNAHLASLDRLGVDSIDLYQYHRPDPDADFEASIHALAELKDEGVIEHVGVSNVSVEQLETARDIVDVATVQNNYNVANREHQDVLDACEEYGIGFIPYFPIGAGDLDEKEAAVREIADAHDASVYQIALAWLLHTSDVTLPIPGTSSIDHLEENVAASAIDLTDDELARLDA from the coding sequence ATGGTCGAGAACCAGAGCGACACGTTCGACATCGGCGGCGACCTCACCGTGCACCGACTCGGGTTCGGCGCGATGCGCGTCACGGGCGAGGACATCATCGGCCGGCCCGACGACGAGCAGGCCGCGCGCGAAGTCCTCCGGCACGCCCGCGACATCGGCGTGGACTTCATCGACACCGCCGACTCGTACGGTCCCGGCGTCTCCGAGCGCCTCATCCGCGAAGCCCTCCACCCCTACGAGGACGTGGTCGTCGCGACCAAGGGCGGCCTCCTCCGGAACCGCGACGGCGACTGGCTCCCCCAGGGCGACCCCGACTACCTCCGGAACGCCCACCTCGCGAGCCTCGACCGCCTCGGCGTGGACTCCATCGACCTCTACCAGTACCACCGCCCCGACCCCGACGCGGACTTCGAGGCGTCGATTCACGCGCTCGCGGAACTGAAGGACGAGGGCGTCATCGAGCACGTCGGCGTCAGTAACGTCTCCGTCGAACAGCTGGAGACCGCGCGCGACATCGTGGACGTGGCGACCGTGCAGAACAACTACAACGTCGCGAACCGCGAACACCAGGACGTCCTCGACGCCTGCGAGGAGTACGGCATCGGCTTCATCCCCTACTTCCCCATCGGCGCGGGCGACCTCGACGAGAAGGAGGCCGCCGTCCGAGAGATAGCCGACGCGCACGACGCCTCCGTCTACCAGATAGCGCTCGCGTGGCTCCTCCACACGTCGGACGTGACGCTCCCGATTCCGGGCACGTCCAGCATCGACCACCTCGAAGAGAACGTCGCCGCGTCCGCCATCGACCTCACGGACGACGAACTCGCCCGCCTCGACGCGTAA
- a CDS encoding M48 family metallopeptidase, whose product MAVGRRLVMALVGVLVFAVYAAAAALAYWVLAGVVRADVSLASTLAIVVVATVVFAYASYRFGTRRVLQELDARPLARGSSPAAYDRLDRLTDRMDVGTPTIYVARMPMPNAISLGGPGDGAIVFDRALFRILTPVEFEGVLAHELAHLESRDSLVQTVAYSLSRTVVSLLAVVLLPVTLLAAGVSRLLAWLRGQPFESSGFDVHQRIGALVLAVFLALTLLVRAHSRSREFAADERAVEVTGRPGALAAALRKIERASEPAGGILSPLYVHTDETDDERWFSTHPSMEERIDRIRELTE is encoded by the coding sequence ATGGCAGTCGGTCGCCGCCTCGTGATGGCGCTCGTCGGCGTGCTGGTGTTCGCGGTGTACGCCGCGGCGGCGGCGCTCGCGTACTGGGTGCTCGCGGGCGTCGTGCGCGCGGACGTGTCGCTCGCCTCGACGCTCGCAATCGTCGTCGTCGCGACGGTCGTGTTCGCGTACGCGAGCTATCGCTTCGGCACTCGGCGCGTCCTCCAGGAACTCGACGCCCGCCCGCTCGCCCGGGGCTCGTCGCCGGCGGCGTACGACCGCCTCGACCGCCTCACCGACCGGATGGACGTGGGGACGCCGACCATCTACGTCGCGCGGATGCCGATGCCGAACGCCATCAGTCTCGGCGGCCCCGGCGACGGCGCTATCGTGTTCGACCGCGCGCTCTTCCGCATCCTCACGCCCGTCGAGTTCGAGGGCGTGCTCGCGCACGAACTCGCGCACCTCGAAAGCCGGGACAGCCTCGTGCAGACCGTCGCGTACAGCCTCTCCCGAACCGTCGTGAGCCTCCTCGCCGTCGTCCTCCTCCCCGTGACGTTGCTCGCCGCGGGCGTCAGTCGGTTGCTCGCGTGGCTCCGCGGCCAGCCGTTCGAGTCCTCGGGGTTCGACGTGCACCAGCGCATCGGCGCGCTCGTTCTCGCCGTCTTCCTCGCGCTCACCCTGCTCGTGCGCGCGCACTCGCGCTCCCGGGAGTTCGCCGCGGACGAACGCGCTGTCGAGGTGACGGGCCGCCCGGGCGCGCTCGCCGCCGCGCTCCGGAAGATAGAGCGCGCGAGCGAACCCGCTGGCGGCATCCTCAGCCCGCTCTACGTCCACACCGACGAGACCGACGACGAACGCTGGTTCAGCACGCATCCCTCGATGGAAGAACGCATCGACCGCATCCGAGAACTGACCGAGTAA
- the msrA gene encoding peptide-methionine (S)-S-oxide reductase MsrA, which yields MTKATFGGGCFWCVEAAFERIEGVTDVTSGYAGGHVENPTYEAVCTGDTGHAEVVQLTYDPDVVSYPELLEVFFKVHDPTTLNRQGNDIGTQYRSAIFTHSDDQQELAESFIETLEDEGKYDGIVTEVEPLDAFYEAAEYHQNYFEKNPDDAYCQATIPPKLEKLRENFEAQLKA from the coding sequence ATGACCAAGGCGACGTTCGGCGGCGGGTGTTTCTGGTGTGTGGAAGCGGCGTTCGAGCGCATCGAGGGCGTGACGGACGTGACCTCGGGGTACGCGGGCGGGCACGTCGAAAACCCGACGTACGAGGCGGTCTGCACGGGCGACACCGGGCACGCGGAGGTCGTCCAGCTCACCTACGACCCCGACGTGGTGAGCTATCCGGAGCTCCTCGAAGTGTTCTTCAAGGTTCACGACCCGACGACCCTGAACCGGCAGGGCAACGACATCGGCACCCAGTACCGCTCCGCCATCTTCACGCACAGCGACGACCAGCAGGAACTCGCCGAGTCGTTCATCGAGACGCTGGAGGACGAGGGGAAGTACGACGGCATCGTCACCGAGGTCGAACCGCTCGACGCGTTCTACGAGGCGGCGGAGTACCACCAGAACTACTTCGAGAAGAACCCCGACGACGCGTACTGTCAGGCGACGATTCCGCCGAAACTGGAGAAACTCCGGGAGAACTTCGAGGCGCAACTGAAGGCGTGA
- a CDS encoding helix-turn-helix domain-containing protein has translation MARESQSDGSESELQAILDALGDPDCRRIVRALDEPMTAGELADACDIPTSTTYRKLELLSEASLLVEGTELREDGHHATKYRLGFDEVAVALTEEREFEVSLSRPEGGPEDRLATLWNEVRKQT, from the coding sequence ATGGCGCGGGAGTCGCAGTCAGACGGGAGCGAGTCCGAGCTCCAGGCGATACTGGACGCGCTCGGCGACCCGGACTGCCGCCGCATCGTGCGCGCGCTCGACGAGCCGATGACGGCGGGCGAACTCGCGGACGCCTGCGACATCCCCACCTCGACGACGTACCGCAAACTCGAACTCCTCTCGGAGGCGTCCCTGCTCGTCGAGGGCACGGAACTCCGGGAGGACGGCCACCACGCGACCAAGTACCGGCTGGGGTTCGACGAGGTGGCCGTCGCGCTCACCGAGGAGCGCGAGTTCGAGGTGTCGCTGTCCCGGCCGGAGGGCGGGCCCGAAGACCGGCTCGCCACGCTCTGGAACGAAGTGAGAAAACAGACATGA
- a CDS encoding DUF7521 family protein: MNSVETLIVATKALTLLAGAAIAHLSYRAYTETKNTALGALCVGFTAITVGAVLGGVIDLVTPLDFLYGVLAQSTLTLLGFLAILYSLYR; the protein is encoded by the coding sequence ATGAACTCCGTCGAAACCCTCATCGTCGCCACGAAGGCACTGACGTTGCTCGCGGGCGCGGCTATCGCCCACCTCTCCTACCGCGCGTACACGGAGACGAAGAACACCGCCTTGGGCGCGCTCTGCGTCGGCTTCACCGCCATCACCGTCGGCGCGGTACTCGGCGGCGTCATCGACCTCGTGACGCCGCTCGACTTCCTCTACGGCGTGCTCGCACAGAGCACGCTCACGCTCCTCGGGTTCCTCGCCATCCTCTACTCGCTCTACCGCTAG
- a CDS encoding response regulator: MADSAGGEHTVLVVDDEAEFADSVALWLREHWTVEVATSGEDALDAYTPDVDAVLLDRRMPRMSGDEVLHEIRDREGNARVAMMTAVQPDWDIVEMEFDLYVKKPVTKEEVIETTQKLLSRAEYARELQALFALSEKVGALRAKYSAHELENDDRFQRLQDELERVQAKANDRLGELDEDEFKEVMTLIED, translated from the coding sequence ATGGCCGACTCTGCAGGCGGCGAACACACCGTCCTCGTCGTGGACGACGAAGCCGAGTTCGCGGACTCGGTGGCGCTCTGGCTTCGCGAGCACTGGACGGTCGAAGTGGCGACGAGCGGCGAGGACGCGCTCGACGCGTACACGCCCGACGTGGACGCCGTCCTGCTCGACCGCCGGATGCCCCGGATGTCCGGCGACGAAGTCCTCCACGAGATACGCGACCGAGAAGGGAACGCCCGCGTGGCGATGATGACGGCGGTGCAACCGGACTGGGACATCGTCGAGATGGAGTTCGACCTCTACGTGAAGAAACCCGTGACGAAGGAGGAAGTCATCGAGACGACGCAGAAACTCCTCTCGCGCGCCGAGTACGCCCGCGAACTTCAGGCATTGTTCGCGCTGAGCGAGAAGGTCGGCGCGCTCCGCGCGAAGTACTCCGCGCACGAACTCGAAAACGACGACCGGTTCCAGCGGTTGCAGGACGAACTGGAGCGCGTGCAGGCGAAGGCGAACGACCGCCTCGGCGAACTCGACGAGGACGAGTTCAAGGAAGTGATGACGCTCATCGAGGACTAG